One window from the genome of Rickettsiella endosymbiont of Xylota segnis encodes:
- a CDS encoding GMP reductase — MRIEQEIRLDFKDVLIRPKRSTLQTRADVDLTREYTFKHSGFSWKGIPIIASNMDHTGTFAMAKSLAKHKLLTSIDKFASLQDWKKFYNQHPKSIAYCFPTIGIKTKDADMLAKIIKIAPSPFICIDVANGYTQRFVDSIRALRKKYPKKTLIAGNVVTAEMAEELVLAGADIVKVGIGPGSVCTTRLKTGVGYPQLSAIIECADAVHGLGGLLCADGGCVSPGDVAKAFAAGADFVMLGGMLAGHEECAGEKVEENGKWFMRFYGMSSSEAMHKHHGKMNAYRASEGRSVNVPYRGKVENTVLDILGGLRSTCTYVGAQRLKELSKRTTFLRVTQQLNEVFAALQVNELVNNS; from the coding sequence ATGCGTATCGAGCAAGAAATAAGATTAGATTTTAAGGATGTATTAATTCGCCCGAAGCGTAGCACCTTGCAAACACGCGCGGATGTTGACTTAACCCGCGAATATACGTTTAAACACTCAGGATTTTCATGGAAAGGGATACCTATTATTGCTTCAAATATGGATCATACCGGTACTTTTGCCATGGCTAAAAGTTTAGCTAAACATAAGTTACTCACTTCGATTGATAAATTTGCAAGCTTACAAGATTGGAAAAAATTCTATAATCAACACCCCAAGTCTATTGCTTACTGTTTTCCAACAATAGGAATTAAAACAAAAGATGCCGATATGCTGGCAAAAATAATTAAAATAGCACCAAGTCCTTTTATTTGCATCGATGTTGCCAATGGCTATACGCAACGTTTTGTAGATAGTATTCGTGCCTTACGAAAAAAATATCCGAAAAAAACTTTAATTGCAGGCAATGTGGTGACTGCTGAAATGGCTGAAGAGTTGGTTTTAGCTGGCGCAGATATTGTCAAAGTAGGAATTGGTCCGGGTTCTGTTTGTACCACACGCTTGAAAACAGGTGTAGGTTATCCACAATTGTCCGCTATCATAGAATGTGCAGATGCTGTGCATGGTTTAGGTGGACTTTTATGTGCAGATGGTGGTTGCGTTTCACCGGGTGATGTTGCTAAAGCGTTTGCGGCAGGTGCCGACTTTGTTATGCTAGGAGGCATGTTGGCCGGTCATGAGGAATGCGCTGGCGAAAAAGTAGAGGAAAATGGCAAATGGTTTATGCGATTTTATGGAATGAGCTCGAGTGAAGCTATGCATAAACATCATGGTAAGATGAATGCTTATCGTGCTAGCGAAGGTCGTTCTGTAAATGTTCCTTACCGAGGTAAGGTAGAAAATACGGTACTTGATATTTTAGGTGGATTGCGTTCTACCTGTACCTATGTGGGTGCACAGCGTTTGAAAGAACTTTCTAAACGAACCACTTTTCTACGTGTTACTCAACAATTAAATGAAGTTTTTGCGGCGTTACAAGTTAACGAATTGGTTAATAATAGCTAG
- a CDS encoding succinate dehydrogenase assembly factor 2, giving the protein MKNLQEKLKRLRWQCRRGMLELDLLLLTFLDKNYLNLSAADQELFEQLLTYSDQELYCYLIKRQPIENGAMQILIERVSCGR; this is encoded by the coding sequence ATGAAGAACTTGCAAGAAAAATTAAAACGTTTACGATGGCAATGTCGGCGCGGCATGCTCGAATTAGATCTTCTTTTATTAACTTTTTTAGATAAAAATTACCTAAATTTAAGCGCTGCCGATCAAGAGTTATTTGAGCAATTATTAACGTATTCGGATCAAGAGCTTTACTGTTATTTAATTAAACGCCAGCCTATAGAAAATGGAGCGATGCAGATTTTAATAGAACGGGTAAGTTGTGGCCGCTAA
- a CDS encoding anhydro-N-acetylmuramic acid kinase yields MKKLYIGLMSGTSMDAVDAALIDFSSDRPSLLASYKSPLPNTLREDLTKLYTTDTINIIKFAELDQKIALISVETIKKLLAESKFSAKDILAIGSHGQTVFHYPHLSNCPFTIQIGDPNIIAEKTRITTIADFRRRDIAAGGQGAPLTPAFHNSIFRTEKEDTIVLNLGGIANITYLPADLNATILGFDIGPANCLLDQWIHAHLQQWFDENGVWAASATYDEALLRQFLSDPYFQLKPPKSTGREYFNFKWIQTHLAMLNRHISPASVQTTLCELVAISISRAIQTVKSFHGVILLCGGGSKNIYLRKRIQQHCEPHQVLLTDDRGVASDWVEAMAFAWIAKQTLEGKSSNLPEVTGAKNATILGGIYLKA; encoded by the coding sequence ATGAAAAAATTGTATATCGGTTTAATGTCAGGTACGAGTATGGATGCAGTAGATGCTGCATTAATTGATTTTTCTAGCGACCGACCCAGCTTACTTGCGAGCTACAAATCTCCTTTACCCAATACTTTGCGTGAAGATCTCACCAAACTATACACTACAGACACAATCAACATTATAAAATTTGCTGAACTCGATCAAAAAATAGCATTAATTTCAGTGGAAACGATAAAAAAATTATTAGCAGAAAGTAAATTTTCTGCCAAAGATATTTTAGCCATAGGTAGTCATGGTCAAACCGTTTTTCATTATCCCCATCTTTCCAATTGCCCTTTTACAATTCAGATTGGCGATCCGAATATTATTGCCGAAAAAACCAGAATAACAACGATTGCAGATTTTCGTCGACGCGATATTGCTGCAGGCGGTCAAGGTGCACCGCTAACCCCTGCTTTTCACAATTCTATTTTTCGCACTGAAAAAGAAGATACTATCGTGTTAAATCTTGGTGGGATCGCTAATATCACTTATTTACCTGCCGATTTAAATGCAACTATTTTAGGTTTCGATATCGGCCCAGCAAATTGTTTACTGGATCAATGGATACACGCTCACCTCCAACAATGGTTTGATGAAAATGGCGTTTGGGCAGCGAGTGCTACTTATGACGAAGCGTTATTACGCCAATTTTTATCCGATCCTTATTTTCAATTAAAACCGCCCAAAAGTACCGGACGTGAATATTTCAATTTTAAATGGATACAAACTCATTTAGCGATGCTAAATCGACATATATCACCCGCTAGTGTGCAAACAACACTTTGTGAACTGGTTGCAATCAGCATTAGCAGAGCTATCCAGACCGTTAAAAGTTTTCATGGCGTCATTTTACTGTGTGGAGGAGGAAGTAAGAATATCTATTTAAGAAAACGGATACAACAACATTGCGAACCGCATCAAGTATTGTTAACCGATGACCGAGGCGTTGCCAGTGATTGGGTAGAAGCTATGGCATTTGCATGGATTGCAAAACAAACTTTAGAGGGCAAATCCAGTAATCTTCCTGAAGTAACCGGCGCTAAAAATGCAACCATACTGGGTGGAATATACTTAAAAGCTTAA
- the ccmE gene encoding cytochrome c maturation protein CcmE, which translates to MNALQKKRLNFVLLMLLVAGFVIGLSLYALKQNINLFYTPTQLAEQHLTPGRPFRLGGQVKKGTVKQNEQHLLVSFVVSDASHNILVEYQGVLPDLFREGQSVVIEGSLDQAGIMQAKQVLAKHDERYRAVK; encoded by the coding sequence ATGAATGCACTCCAAAAAAAACGTTTAAATTTCGTTTTGCTCATGTTATTGGTGGCTGGTTTTGTTATTGGTTTATCTCTCTATGCGTTAAAACAAAACATTAATTTGTTTTATACACCCACGCAACTTGCTGAACAGCATTTAACACCTGGCCGACCGTTTCGTTTAGGGGGTCAAGTTAAAAAAGGCACGGTAAAACAAAATGAGCAGCATTTGTTAGTTTCTTTTGTAGTGAGTGATGCGTCGCATAACATTCTGGTTGAATATCAAGGTGTACTACCGGATTTATTCCGAGAAGGACAGTCTGTGGTTATTGAAGGAAGTCTGGATCAAGCAGGTATTATGCAAGCCAAACAAGTACTTGCGAAACATGATGAACGATATCGAGCCGTTAAATAA
- the erpA gene encoding iron-sulfur cluster insertion protein ErpA: protein MSEILSQQNLVSETSFPEIQPITLTENAARKIGELIAEEENLQLKLRVFITGGGCSGFQYGFSFDETINEDDTLISKTIATKDAEDCDFIKVQLLVDPMSLVYLVGAEIDYKSDLTGEQFIIRNPNAKTTCGCGSSFVA from the coding sequence ATGTCAGAAATATTATCACAGCAAAATTTAGTTTCAGAGACGTCCTTCCCAGAGATACAGCCGATTACTCTTACTGAAAATGCGGCCAGAAAAATAGGAGAATTGATCGCTGAGGAAGAGAATTTACAGCTAAAATTACGTGTCTTTATTACCGGTGGTGGTTGTTCTGGTTTTCAATATGGATTTAGTTTCGATGAGACTATTAATGAAGATGATACGCTGATAAGCAAGACTATCGCTACAAAAGATGCTGAAGATTGCGATTTTATCAAGGTTCAACTACTCGTGGATCCCATGAGCTTAGTTTATTTAGTAGGTGCAGAAATTGATTATAAATCTGACTTAACCGGGGAACAGTTTATCATTCGTAATCCAAACGCTAAAACCACTTGCGGTTGCGGCTCTTCTTTTGTTGCTTAA
- a CDS encoding protein YgfX encodes MAANFYRLKSSNYFAIFLLVVHGGAIACLCFLPWPWWTKLLLSLACLMSFVTLFCQHVLLNNPCSVIEFWQQSSGSWQLRNNLGEVKLFKLVDDSICTRYFVLLNFVSLDKKKSKISLVLLPDSLNPKDFRQLHRQLHGVG; translated from the coding sequence GTGGCCGCTAATTTCTATCGTTTAAAATCCTCTAATTATTTTGCTATTTTTCTCCTAGTGGTGCATGGTGGCGCTATTGCTTGTTTATGTTTTTTACCTTGGCCATGGTGGACTAAATTATTATTAAGCTTGGCTTGTTTAATGAGCTTTGTGACTCTTTTTTGTCAACATGTTTTATTAAATAATCCGTGTTCAGTGATTGAATTTTGGCAACAAAGTTCAGGTTCTTGGCAATTGAGAAATAATCTAGGTGAAGTAAAGTTATTCAAATTAGTGGACGATAGTATTTGTACCCGTTATTTTGTCCTACTAAACTTTGTTTCCTTAGACAAGAAAAAAAGCAAAATTTCCTTAGTTTTATTGCCGGATAGTTTAAATCCTAAGGACTTTAGACAGTTACATAGGCAATTACACGGTGTTGGCTAA